A genomic region of Colletotrichum destructivum chromosome 1, complete sequence contains the following coding sequences:
- a CDS encoding Putative velvet factor — protein sequence MSFHTGGHPSHYNAGYKVETDNMAQRPTSWAPSPSYGPPRPEGPYTYGPEQTRPPALTSMNPQHGSAMREHQPEYYQPEYQQAQYYRQDYHHHHYQQQQQQPPPPPPHEYHQPPSPVYHQPPQYHQHQAPPPPPPRQPAQLTDPYRTAPMHRYPQEPPRESPTTAPGGEPYDQYQAAREAHLLKRDQPPPMPYVTQGAPRMLNDTYEGKVAIPFTPPSLRIPAQRAGSAMLTAGASWSADSQPDRLKIEDLLSGGGSDLMAIQCAPGPDVKPVPNEYEIFFRQQPKAARCCGYGERDRRVIDPPPIVQLRINNPDLTPDEVYQRIRHPAYVVHCTIWDQFGKADMTNMPDDVLRPGKRLMGSLVSSPFVGQDENGEEGCFFCFPDMSVRTPGLFRLKFALVVVDPMHRSPRAPIKCNILSDVFQVFNAKDFPGMQASTPLTKRLKEQGCLISIKKGNDKSGAKNARQQDDSGDEDEEDETTTPKRKKTRKQK from the coding sequence ATGTCCTTCCACACGGGCGGACATCCGTCACACTACAACGCCGGCTACAAGGTGGAAACGGACAACATGGCTCAAAGGCCCACCTCGTGggctccctcgccgtcgtacGGCCCGCCCAGGCCAGAGGGCCCCTACACCTATGGACCCGAACAGACGCGGCCACCAGCCCTGACGAGCATGAACCCGCAGCACGGGTCGGCGATGCGGGAACACCAGCCCGAATATTACCAGCCCGAGTACCAGCAGGCCCAGTACTATCGCCAGGactatcaccaccaccactaccaacaacagcaacaacaaccaccaccaccaccaccacacgAATATCACCAACCGCCCTCGCCGGTCTACCATCAGCCGCCGCAGTACCACCAGCACcaagcgccgccgccgccgccgccgcgccaacCAGCACAGCTCACAGACCCTTACAGGACGGCCCCCATGCACCGGTACCCCCAAGAACCACCCCGCGaatcgccgacgacggcgccgggcggcGAGCCGTACGACCAGTACCAGGCGGCGAGAGAAGCGCACCTGCTCAAGCGTGACCAGCCGCCCCCGATGCCGTACGTGACGCAGGGGGCGCCGCGTATGCTGAACGACACGTACGAAGGAAAGGTGGCCATCCCCTTCACGCCGCCGAGTCTGAGGATCCCCGCGCAACGGGCCGGGTCTGCCATGTTGACGGCGGGAGCGTCGTGGAGCGCCGACAGCCAGCCGGACAGGCTCAAGATCGAGGACCTCCTGAGCGGCGGGGGCAGCGACCTGATGGCGATCCAGTGCGCCCCCGGGCCGGACGTGAAGCCGGTCCCGAACGAGTACGAGATCTTCTTCCGCCAGCAGCCCAAGGCGGCGCGGTGCTGCGGCTACGGCGAGAGGGACCGGAGGGTGATCGACCCGCCGCCCATCGTCCAGCTGAGGATCAACAACCCCGACCTCACGCCCGACGAGGTGTACCAGCGGATCCGCCACCCGGCCTATGTCGTCCACTGCACGATCTGGGACCAGTTCGGCAAGGCGGACATGACCAACATGCCCGACGACGTGTTGAGGCCCGGGAAGCGGCTCATGGGCTCGCTCGTGTCGTCGCCCTTTGTGGGCCaggacgagaacggcgaggagggctgcttcttctgcttcccCGACATGTCGGTCCGCACGCCCGGCCTCTTCCGCCTTAAGTTCGCCCTCGTCGTAGTCGATCCCATGCACAGGTCGCCGCGGGCGCCCATCAAATGCAACATTCTCAGCGACGTCTTCCAGGTCTTCAACGCCAAGGACTTCCCCGGCATGCAGGCCAGCACGCCTCTCACGAAGCGTCTCAAGGAGCAGGGGTGTCTGATTTCCATCAAGAAGGGCAACGACAAGTCGGGCGCCAAGAACGCGCGCCAACAGGATGACAGCggggatgaggacgaggaggacgagacgACAACGCCCAAGCGGAAGAAGACGCGGAAGCAGAAGTGA